The genome window GCTTTGGGAAAAACAAGGTGGCTCGATTTAGGAAGTAAAGGGTTCAACAAAGGTTTTTGTTGTATGAATATTGGCGAACTTGAAGATGATAAAAAACAGTTTTCGGATCGTTATTATGAGATGAATGCGTTGGAATTAACAGAATTAGATTATGAAAAATTAGGAAAGTTTGACTTAATTAGAATGCAGCACGTCTTTGAACATTTTAGCTTTGAAGAAGGAATTGTACTGTTAAAAAATTGTGCAAAATTATTAGATATAGATGGTTATTTATTAATAACAGTACCTGATTTAAAAATAATGGCTCAAGAATATTTAAGCAATTATAAAAACTTCACAAGATATAGGGATTTTGCGATTAGATATCGAGAATTACCCGAAGATGTACCAGCAAGTTGTGTATTTTCAGTTTTTGCTCATCAAAGTGGCTATAGAATACCACTAATACCAGGAGATGCCCATAAATGGTGTTACGATTATGAAGGATTAGAATATCAAGTACAAAGGGTAAATGAATTTAAGAACATCAGAAAACTAGGATTATTTGATTCTCTGGCTGGAATACCATTTACCCATAATCGCCCTTATCAAGACGTTTGTTTAATAGCTCAAAAAAAATAAGGCATTCTCAATTTTATCTTAGGGAATATTCTTTCAGCAATATGGCAAAATGAAGAATGAACCCTTAAAAAAATAATCACCAATGACAGTTACTCTAGCAGCACCTAAGCAAACCCGTCGCCTCGTTTTTCCCTTCACCGCTATAGTGGGACAAGAAGAAATGAAACTAGCACTGCTGCTAAACGTCATCGACCCCAAAATAGGTGGAGTGATGATCATGGGCGATCGCGGTACAGGTAAATCTACCACAATACGCGCCCTAGCTGACCTACTCCCAGAGATAGAAGTAGTCGCGGGAGACCCCTTTAACTCCCATCCCGTTGACCCAGAATTGATGAGTGATGAAGTTAGAGACAAGGTAACCCAAAGCATCCCCCTAGATATCGCCCAGAAAAAAGTCTCGATGATTGACTTACCCCTAGGCGCTACCGAAGATAGAGTCTGTGGTACAATAGATATTGAAAAAGCACTTTCAGAAGGTGTCAAAGCCTTTGAGCCAGGATTACTAGCTAAAGCTAATCGAGGCATACTCTACGTAGATGAAGTTAACCTTCTTGATGACCACCTCGTAGATGTTTTACTAGACTCAGCAGCTAGCGGGTGGAATACCGTAGAAAGAGAGGGAATCTCCATCCGTCACCCCGCGCGTTTTGTTTTAGTTGGATCAGGTAACCCCGAAGAAGGAGAATTAAGACCCCAATTATTAGATCGCTTCGGAATGCACGCCGAAATACGTACAGTAAAAGAACCAAATCTACGGGTACAAATAGTCGAACAAAGAGCAGCTTTTGACCAACAACCCCAAGAATTTAGCGAAAAATATCAACAAGAACAAAATAATCTCCAAGAAAAAATAGTTCAAGCCCAACAACTTTTACCTAAAGTTGATCTAGACTATGAATTAAAAGTGAAAATCTCCGAGGTTTGCGCTGAATTAGACGTAGATGGACTCAGGGGTGATATCGTTACCAATCGCGCAGCTAAAGCTTTAGCTGCCTTTGAAGGACGTACCGAAGTCACCGTAGATGATATTCGTCGCGTCATTACCCTGTGTTTACGTCACAGACTGCGTAAAGATCCTCTAGAATCTATTGATTCTGGTTATAAAGTGCAAAAGATTTTTGCTCAAGTTTTTGGTCTAGAAATAGAGAACTAACCGTTAATGAGTACACCCAACCTGAGTAAATCAGAACCTCTGATAGAATTAAAGGGAGCTTCTAAATCCTTTGGTGATAACTTGATTCTCGATGAAGTAGATTTAACTATTTACCCTAGAGACGCTTTAGTGCTTCTTGGACCTTCTGGTACAGGTAAATCAACGATTCTACGACTCATCGCGGGATTAATACCCTTAGATAAAGGTACAATTTATTTCAAAGGTCGAGAAAGACAAGGATTGATTGAAGATCACATCGAAAAATCTACCGCTATTAGTTTAGTTTTTCAACAATCAGCTCTCTTTGATTCCTTAACAGTAGGACAAAATGTAGGTTTTGTACTCTATGAACATTCCCAATTATCTCACAGCCAAATTGAGGAATTAGTAGAGGAAAAATTACAAATGGTTGGGTTACCAAAAACTAGTCATCTTTACCCGTCAGAATTATCTGGGGGAATGCGTAAACGAGTCAGTTTCGCGCGTGCGATTATGAATAATCCCGAAAATCCCCGAGATAACCCCGAAATTATCCTCTATGATGAACCTACAGCAGGTTTAGATCCTATTGCTTCTACGGTTATCGAAGATTTAGTAGTGGATTTATATAAACAAGAAATCTGCAGTAGTTATGTTATGGTAACTCATCAAAGTAGTACTATTCGCCGTACATCGGGAACGATTATTTTTTTATATCAAGGTAAAATTCAATGGCAAGGTACTTACGCAGAATATGAAAGCACGAATAATGAATTAGTGCGCCAATTTTTTGACGCCAGTATCACCGGACCTATTAAAGTAAATTAGAGGTAAGATTTAAAATGCGATCGCGCTTAACCAGAGAAGGCTCTGTTGGCTTATTAATTTTATGCGGATTCTTGACTATAGGGGGTATTATCTTTTGGTTAAAAGGCGCTCAATTTGGACGTACTAGCTATCAAATTAAGGTAGATTTCCCCCAAGCGTCAGGATTAATGGTCGGTAGTGCAGTATTATTTAGAGGAGTACAAGTAGGTAGGGTTGTCGCTATTACTCCTCAAACCAATGGTATCGAAGCTGTATTAGAAATATCCCCAGTTGATTTACGTATGCCACCTGATTTGATGATTGAACCTGGACGTTTTGGCTTAATCGGAGAAGCTTTAGTAGAAATTAACCCTACTACTCTCTTAACTCAAGATGTTGGTACTATGACCGCTATTAGTCCTGATTGTGACTCTAGTGTTATAGTTTGTGACCAAGATAGTTTTCAAGGTATAGCTGTACCACAATTACTAACTACTCTAGGAAGAGTCGCTGAACTCTATGCTGATCCTGAATTTTACGAAAGTCTTATAGCCGCTACTAATGGAATTGAAAGAGCTACGAATGAAATCAGCTCTCTCAGTCAAGATGTCTCACGCTTAGTAGCTCAAATTGAAGGAGAATTAGACCAATTTAGTGCTGATAGTACAAAACTTATCAATAGTCTAGCTACAACTTCTGATGATATCAGTAACTTAAGTAGAGAAATAACTACCGTAGGACAAAATGTTAATGATTTAATTGCGACTAATAGCGATACCATCGCTAGTACAATCGCGAGTATTAATCAAAGTAGCGATGAATTGACCCTATTATTACAAGAAATCCGCCCCACTATTGCTAGAATAGATACAGCGATCGCTGATACTGATTTAACTCAACTAATCAATAATGTTGAAGTACTCAGCGCTAATTTAAAAGAATTTTCTACACAACTTAACAGCGAAAGTAACTTATTAGTCATTCAACAAACCCTAGATTCAGCCAGAGCAACTTTTGCTAACGCTGAGAAAATTACCGCAGATTTAGATCAGTTAACAGGAGATCCTCAATTTCGTAATAACGTGAGAAGACTAGTTGATGGTTTGAGTCAGTTAGTTTCTTCTACCCAACAGTTAGAAAGAAGAGTACAAACAGCCCAAGTTTTAAACGCGGTAAGTCAATCAACAGAATCCCTCCCTCAACCAGTTTTGCTCAAACCTGCTAAATAAAGCGACGTATCGCCCTGAGCAAGATTGTCCAGATCGTGGCATAATGACTTAGAATAATATCTTTTCCTAGGGGTATAGTCTTGGATTTTTTGCCTAATCATTCTCAAAACATCAACAGTTTTCAGGAACAGGTAACCGTTATTAAACCCCCTTCTAACTCCTTACGGTTCAATTTTGCAGAGGTTTATCAGTATCGTCATTTAATCTGGAATTTAGTACGCCGAGATATCAAGGTACAGTTTAATCAGATGTATCTAGGGATTTTTTGGGCTACAGTTAGACCATTACTGATGATGTCCATTTTTGCTCTGTTTAAAACCTTTTCTGGTGCTAATTTACACGTTCCTATTCCCTATTCTGTCTATGTCTATAGTGGGTTAATCCTCTGGTTTTATTTCGTCGAAGCGACTACCCTGACAGCGAGAAGTTTAGAAAAAAACGCTAGTTTAATCACTAAGGTTTATTTTCCTCGCATTATCACTATGATTGTTCCAGGTATAGCTAGTTTATACGGTTTTTCGGTAGCCATACTTCCTCTGGTAGTCATGATGTTTTGGCAAGGGGTTTACCCTAATTGGCGCTTAATCCTACTACCTATGATTGTATTTCAGTGTATGGCTTTAGTTTTAGCTGTTGGGTTAATTTTTGGTTCGCTTTCTTTAGATAGTAAAGATTTCGATCGCCTTTTAAATCAAATTTTATATCTAGGTTTATACGTTTCTCCTGTTATTTTTGCTCCTGGTTTGATTCCTGAAGCGGGAAGACCTGTTTATTTTCTTAATCCTATGGCGGGAATTTTACTCGCTTTTCGTTCTACACTATTCGCTGATTTTCCTTTTCCTGTTTGGCAATGGTTATATTCAGTATTAGCAACAATTTTGTTTTTAATTAGTGGTTTGCTAATTTATCATAAAGTACAAGCTTTTATAGCAGATAAGCTATGACCTTATTCAATCAACCAGTTATTTCAGTTATTGAACTATCGAAAAAATACTATTTAGGTTCAGAAAATTATCAAGTTACTGAGCGAATAATTCGTAAATTCAAACAAAAACTCAAAGGAATAAAAAGAGATGAATCTCAAATTATTTGGGCACTAAAAAACGTTAATTTTGATATCTATCAAGGGGAAAAAGTAGGCATAATTGGCAAAAATGGCGCAGGTAAATCCACTTTATTAAAAATACTATCTAGATTAGTTTACCCCACAGAAGGAAGAGCCGTTATTAGGGGTAGAATCGCTTCTTTACTCGAAGTAGGAACGGGATTTAATGATAATCTCTCGGGAAGAGATAATATCTATCTCAATGCTTCTCTACATGGATTACAACGTCAAGAAATCGATGCTATCTTTGATGATGTGGTTGAGTTTTCCGAAATAGGTAAGTTTTTAGATACTCCCGTTAAACATTATTCTAGTGGGATGCGTATGCGTCTAGCTTTCGCAGTAGCTGCTCATCTTGACCCTGATATCTTATTATTAGATGAAGTACTCGCAGTAGGTGACGT of Gloeocapsa sp. DLM2.Bin57 contains these proteins:
- a CDS encoding ABC transporter permease is translated as MPNHSQNINSFQEQVTVIKPPSNSLRFNFAEVYQYRHLIWNLVRRDIKVQFNQMYLGIFWATVRPLLMMSIFALFKTFSGANLHVPIPYSVYVYSGLILWFYFVEATTLTARSLEKNASLITKVYFPRIITMIVPGIASLYGFSVAILPLVVMMFWQGVYPNWRLILLPMIVFQCMALVLAVGLIFGSLSLDSKDFDRLLNQILYLGLYVSPVIFAPGLIPEAGRPVYFLNPMAGILLAFRSTLFADFPFPVWQWLYSVLATILFLISGLLIYHKVQAFIADKL
- the bchI gene encoding magnesium chelatase ATPase subunit I codes for the protein MTVTLAAPKQTRRLVFPFTAIVGQEEMKLALLLNVIDPKIGGVMIMGDRGTGKSTTIRALADLLPEIEVVAGDPFNSHPVDPELMSDEVRDKVTQSIPLDIAQKKVSMIDLPLGATEDRVCGTIDIEKALSEGVKAFEPGLLAKANRGILYVDEVNLLDDHLVDVLLDSAASGWNTVEREGISIRHPARFVLVGSGNPEEGELRPQLLDRFGMHAEIRTVKEPNLRVQIVEQRAAFDQQPQEFSEKYQQEQNNLQEKIVQAQQLLPKVDLDYELKVKISEVCAELDVDGLRGDIVTNRAAKALAAFEGRTEVTVDDIRRVITLCLRHRLRKDPLESIDSGYKVQKIFAQVFGLEIEN
- a CDS encoding MCE family protein, with product MRSRLTREGSVGLLILCGFLTIGGIIFWLKGAQFGRTSYQIKVDFPQASGLMVGSAVLFRGVQVGRVVAITPQTNGIEAVLEISPVDLRMPPDLMIEPGRFGLIGEALVEINPTTLLTQDVGTMTAISPDCDSSVIVCDQDSFQGIAVPQLLTTLGRVAELYADPEFYESLIAATNGIERATNEISSLSQDVSRLVAQIEGELDQFSADSTKLINSLATTSDDISNLSREITTVGQNVNDLIATNSDTIASTIASINQSSDELTLLLQEIRPTIARIDTAIADTDLTQLINNVEVLSANLKEFSTQLNSESNLLVIQQTLDSARATFANAEKITADLDQLTGDPQFRNNVRRLVDGLSQLVSSTQQLERRVQTAQVLNAVSQSTESLPQPVLLKPAK
- a CDS encoding ATP-binding cassette domain-containing protein, translated to MSTPNLSKSEPLIELKGASKSFGDNLILDEVDLTIYPRDALVLLGPSGTGKSTILRLIAGLIPLDKGTIYFKGRERQGLIEDHIEKSTAISLVFQQSALFDSLTVGQNVGFVLYEHSQLSHSQIEELVEEKLQMVGLPKTSHLYPSELSGGMRKRVSFARAIMNNPENPRDNPEIILYDEPTAGLDPIASTVIEDLVVDLYKQEICSSYVMVTHQSSTIRRTSGTIIFLYQGKIQWQGTYAEYESTNNELVRQFFDASITGPIKVN